A genomic region of Miscanthus floridulus cultivar M001 chromosome 3, ASM1932011v1, whole genome shotgun sequence contains the following coding sequences:
- the LOC136544856 gene encoding uncharacterized protein, which produces MAEIVSSAVVQESVSQIISGLLQKYEDKHNSNAFRNLERLEMAHIRLEAVLQTSDKWDITDTSLLRWRRKLKSAAQECDDTLHRCRQRILEDEHIEKEVSNSSVPKRIVHATRSFVSSIFNHDNDDLNISIIHRFEWFADGASEFLRLLELGGTPRCHMPFDPFIRHLFAGKILQHRIIRANKCPLFLQLAPFFSAEHGIQGRLYFMQKDPNGPDDDFCFTVTLQLSESTDIVGVAIQCLHLFAPIFMSTVENIRKRLMQLPTEDFSWVPYVDSHQKKHWDNVHRFGSQWFRPNPLCCKQHDKNKLCHSCKLDKSSGLPYVSLEPVIYVGLWCQVSLSESDKQRASLSECRSSLRDHPYQKAGVLFAPHGSSEDILLVDKFPAIAATNSEEQHCLHPIFTLGQLEGIMLPKAIDYFCQNEEATVYQMLWRSRHGTAYIQVERASIFRPRTRQPFHGAKRKKLLQGLDEEFECLTYWVSRFLDLWTSHASIQLEGSIMDWYQEVKEKHKQHIAAA; this is translated from the coding sequence ATGGCGGAGATTGTCAGTTCTGCAGTTGTTCAGGAGTCAGTAAGCCAAATCATATCTGGTCTGCTTCAAAAATATGAAGATAAACACAACTCAAATGCGTTCCGAAACCTTGAGAGGCTAGAGATGGCACACATCAGGCTGGAGGCTGTTCTTCAGACATCTGATAAGTGGGATATCACTGATACATCCTTGTTGCGTTGGCGTAGGAAGCTTAAGTCTGCTGCTCAAGAGTGTGATGACACGCTGCACAGATGCAGGCAGAGAATCCTAGAAGATGAACACATAGAAAAGGAAGTAAGCAATTCCTCCGTTCCTAAGCGGATTGTGCATGCTACCAGGTCATTTGTTTCTTCTATCTTTAACCACGACAACGATGACTTGAATATATCCATTATTCATAGATTTGAATGGTTTGCTGATGGTGCTAGCGAGTTTCTGAGATTACTAGAGCTTGGTGGCACGCCACGGTGTCACATGCCCTTTGACCCTTTTATCAGGCACCTTTTTGCTGGCAAGATACTACAACATAGAATCATTAGGGCAAACAAATGCCCTTTGTTTTTACAGTTGGCTCCATTTTTTAGTGCAGAGCATGGAATTCAAGGTAGGCTTTACTTCATGCAGAAAGATCCTAATGGGCCGGATGATGATTTTTGCTTTACTGTAACACTGCAGCTTTCGGAGAGTACGGACATAGTTGGGGTTGCAATTCAGTGCTTACATCTGTTTGCCCCTATTTTCATGTCTACGGTTGAAAATATTAGGAAAAGGCTTATGCAACTACCTACAGAAGACTTCTCGTGGGTACCATATGTTGATTCACACCAGAAAAAACATTGGGACAATGTTCACAGATTTGGCAGTCAATGGTTTCGCCCAAACCCATTATGTTGCAAGCAGCATGATAAGAACAAACTTTGTCATAGTTGCAAGCTAGACAAGTCATCTGGATTACCATATGTTTCTCTAGAACCGGTTATTTATGTAGGTCTGTGGTGCCAAGTCTCACTCTCAGAGTCCGACAAACAGAGGGCGTCACTGTCCGAATGTAGAAGTTCTCTACGTGATCATCCATATCAGAAAGCTGGAGTCCTCTTTGCACCACATGGCTCTTCAGAAGACATACTGCTTGTGGATAAGTTTCCTGCAATAGCAGCAACCAACAGTGAGGAGCAACATTGTTTGCACCCTATCTTCACCTTGGGACAACTTGAGGGGATCATGCTGCCAAAAGCAATAGATTACTTCTGCCAGAATGAGGAAGCAACAGTCTACCAAATGCTTTGGAGGTCTAGGCATGGCACTGCATACATCCAGGTTGAAAGAGCAAGCATCTTCAGGCCAAGAACACGGCAACCGTTTCATGGAGCTAAGAGAAAGAAGCTGTTGCAAGGACTGGATGAGGAGTTCGAGTGCCTGACATATTGGGTCTCTCGCTTCCTTGACTTATGGACTTCTCATGCATCCATCCAACTGGAAGGCTCGATCATGGACTGGTATCAGGAagtaaaggaaaaacacaagcagcACATCGCTGCCGCCTGA